In a single window of the Massilia oculi genome:
- a CDS encoding gluconokinase, with protein MSASSVNTPSQPAGALRWVVMGVSGSGKSTVGAALASHFAVPFLEGDAYHPASNVSKMTAGIPLDDDDRAGWLDALAAEIGQARSRGEGLVLSCSALKRRYRDLLRVADPALRFVHLAGPRELIAVRMHGRPGHYMPPSLLDSQLSILEPLQADEAGLTLDITLAPSALVESVTRSA; from the coding sequence ATGTCAGCATCAAGCGTCAACACCCCGTCCCAACCCGCCGGCGCCCTGCGCTGGGTCGTCATGGGCGTCAGCGGATCGGGCAAGAGCACGGTCGGCGCCGCCCTGGCCAGCCACTTCGCCGTGCCCTTTCTCGAAGGCGACGCCTACCACCCCGCCAGCAACGTCAGCAAGATGACAGCCGGCATTCCGCTCGATGACGACGACCGCGCCGGCTGGCTGGACGCGCTGGCGGCCGAGATCGGCCAGGCCCGCAGCCGGGGCGAAGGCCTGGTGCTGTCCTGCTCGGCCCTCAAGCGACGCTACCGCGACCTGCTGCGCGTGGCCGACCCGGCGCTGCGCTTCGTGCACCTGGCCGGTCCGCGCGAGCTGATCGCCGTGCGCATGCACGGCCGCCCCGGCCACTACATGCCGCCCTCGCTGCTCGATTCGCAGCTGAGCATCCTGGAGCCACTGCAGGCCGACGAAGCCGGCCTCACGCTGGACATCACCCTGGCGCCGTCGGCGCTGGTGGAAAGCGTCACCCGAAGCGCCTGA
- a CDS encoding monovalent cation/H+ antiporter subunit D has protein sequence MSLHWTQHLILVPVLLPLLVGAALAPLTQGWHRLKYWLSYASVLALLATAVALIQMTDGGHWPGGLGIYLAANWSAPFGIALLVDRLSALMLLLTAVLGLASLHFTRTRWGRIGVHYHTLFQFLLMGINGAFLTHDIFNLFVFFEVMLAASYGLVLHGYNAERIRASMQYIAINLAAALLFLIGIAVTYATTGTLNMADLAARVPLLTGDELALFKVGATVMALAFLTKGAMWPLGFWLPTTYAAASPPVAAMLVLMTKVGAYVILRLWLLIFSDHAGAAAGFGGDALLYGGMATIVFGAAGILSTDTAGRMAGYGAIVSSGTLLAVIGYGQPTLVTAGIYYLIGSTIAVAAFLLLIELIDRIRTPRSAMLALTMEAYAVEDAPDEPVGRGVPAAMAFLSLAFAACALMIAGLPPLSGFVAKFGMFHALLNPHIDGAGAIDGSAAIPAAGWALMVLIILSGLITVISMMRFGVRTFWASGASEPPKLHRSEVAPILLLLALSVLMTVQAEPMFGYLSRASDDVHRPGAYIGRVLSEPSVPGPASTAPSTLSLPEAP, from the coding sequence ATGAGTCTTCACTGGACCCAGCACCTGATCCTGGTGCCGGTACTGCTGCCGCTGCTGGTGGGCGCCGCCCTGGCCCCGCTGACGCAGGGCTGGCACCGCCTGAAGTACTGGCTCAGCTACGCCTCGGTGCTCGCCCTGCTGGCCACCGCGGTGGCCCTGATCCAGATGACCGACGGCGGCCACTGGCCGGGCGGCCTGGGCATCTACCTGGCCGCCAACTGGAGCGCGCCGTTCGGCATCGCCCTGCTGGTCGACCGCCTGTCGGCCCTGATGCTGCTGCTCACCGCGGTACTCGGCCTGGCCTCGCTGCACTTCACGCGCACCCGCTGGGGCAGGATCGGCGTGCATTACCACACGCTGTTCCAGTTCCTGCTCATGGGCATCAACGGCGCCTTCCTGACCCACGACATCTTCAACCTGTTCGTGTTCTTCGAAGTGATGCTGGCCGCGTCCTACGGCCTGGTGCTGCACGGGTATAACGCCGAGCGCATTCGCGCCAGCATGCAGTACATCGCGATCAACCTGGCCGCCGCCCTGCTGTTCCTGATCGGGATTGCCGTGACCTACGCCACCACCGGCACCCTGAACATGGCCGACCTGGCCGCGCGCGTGCCGCTGCTGACGGGCGACGAACTGGCCCTGTTCAAGGTCGGCGCCACCGTGATGGCGCTGGCCTTCCTGACCAAGGGCGCGATGTGGCCGCTGGGCTTCTGGCTGCCCACCACCTATGCCGCCGCCTCGCCGCCGGTGGCGGCCATGCTGGTGCTCATGACCAAGGTCGGCGCCTACGTGATATTGCGCCTGTGGCTGCTGATCTTCTCGGATCACGCGGGCGCCGCGGCCGGCTTCGGCGGCGACGCGCTGCTGTATGGCGGCATGGCGACCATCGTGTTCGGCGCCGCCGGCATCCTCTCCACCGACACCGCCGGCCGCATGGCGGGCTATGGCGCCATCGTCTCGTCCGGCACCCTGCTGGCGGTGATCGGCTACGGCCAGCCGACCCTGGTCACGGCCGGCATCTATTACCTGATCGGCTCCACCATCGCGGTGGCTGCCTTCCTGCTCCTGATCGAGCTGATCGACCGCATCCGCACCCCACGCTCGGCCATGCTGGCGCTGACCATGGAAGCCTATGCGGTCGAGGACGCGCCGGACGAACCGGTCGGGCGCGGCGTGCCGGCCGCGATGGCGTTCCTGTCGCTGGCCTTCGCCGCCTGCGCGCTGATGATCGCCGGCCTGCCGCCGCTGTCCGGCTTCGTCGCCAAGTTCGGGATGTTCCACGCGTTGCTCAATCCGCACATCGACGGCGCCGGCGCCATCGACGGCAGCGCCGCGATCCCGGCCGCCGGCTGGGCACTGATGGTCCTGATCATCCTCTCGGGCCTGATCACCGTGATCTCGATGATGCGCTTCGGCGTGCGCACCTTCTGGGCCAGCGGCGCGTCCGAGCCGCCAAAGCTGCACCGCTCCGAGGTGGCACCGATCCTGCTGCTGCTGGCCCTGTCGGTGCTGATGACGGTGCAGGCCGAGCCGATGTTCGGCTACCTGAGCCGCGCCAGCGACGACGTCCACCGTCCCGGCGCCTACATCGGCCGGGTGCTGTCCGAGCCATCCGTGCCGGGCCCGGCGTCCACCGCCCCTTCCACCCTGTCGCTCCCGGAGGCGCCATGA
- a CDS encoding putative glycolipid-binding domain-containing protein — translation MERRLRWATEEGNGLEYLAIRHTAQGVVAEGVVVGPDSGDLYQGSPFGCRYAIHCDARWRVRQVEASVAVGARLLLRADGAARWRGPDGAPLPALDGCTDVDLACSPFTNTLPIRRLGEALRERREILVAYVTLPGAGVTPSRQAYTLLGEGRYRFESLSDPFQADIKTDADGLVVRYPGLFRRLG, via the coding sequence ATGGAACGCCGCCTGCGCTGGGCGACGGAAGAAGGAAACGGTCTGGAATACCTCGCGATCCGCCACACCGCGCAAGGCGTCGTCGCCGAAGGCGTGGTGGTCGGGCCGGATTCGGGGGACCTGTATCAGGGCAGCCCTTTCGGTTGCCGCTACGCGATCCATTGCGACGCGCGCTGGCGGGTGCGCCAGGTCGAGGCCAGCGTGGCCGTCGGCGCGCGCCTGCTGCTGCGCGCCGACGGCGCAGCAAGGTGGCGCGGCCCGGACGGCGCGCCGCTGCCGGCGCTGGACGGCTGCACCGACGTCGATCTGGCCTGTTCGCCGTTCACCAATACCTTGCCGATCCGGCGCCTGGGCGAGGCCCTGCGCGAACGCCGCGAGATCCTGGTCGCCTACGTCACCTTGCCCGGGGCGGGCGTGACGCCGTCGCGCCAGGCCTATACCTTGCTGGGCGAGGGCCGCTACCGCTTCGAGAGCCTGTCGGATCCCTTCCAGGCCGACATCAAGACCGATGCCGATGGCCTGGTCGTGCGCTATCCCGGCCTGTTCCGGCGCCTGGGCTGA
- the mnhG gene encoding monovalent cation/H(+) antiporter subunit G — MTGIEHLPDWAALLVSLLLILGASIILIGALGLMRLRTFYQRIHGPAITITLGAGSLLIASMLYFTVAQSRPVVHEIIITVFVLLTAPVVSMMIMRAAVYRDLRAKKGDAGATAGEVYTISRE; from the coding sequence ATGACCGGCATCGAACACCTGCCCGACTGGGCCGCCCTGCTGGTTTCGCTGCTGCTGATCCTGGGCGCCAGCATCATCCTGATCGGCGCGCTCGGCCTGATGCGCCTGCGCACCTTCTACCAGCGCATCCACGGCCCGGCGATCACGATCACCCTGGGCGCCGGCAGCCTCCTGATCGCCTCGATGCTGTACTTCACCGTGGCGCAGTCGCGGCCCGTGGTCCACGAGATCATCATCACCGTGTTCGTGCTGCTGACCGCACCCGTGGTGTCGATGATGATCATGCGCGCCGCCGTCTACCGCGACCTGCGCGCGAAGAAGGGCGATGCGGGCGCGACCGCGGGCGAGGTGTACACCATCTCGCGCGAATGA
- a CDS encoding Na+/H+ antiporter subunit C, with product MELVISLAIGIVFGSGIWLILRPRSFQVLSGLMLMSYAVNLFIFIMGRLWVDAAPLTPAGAPPNPAALADPLPQALVLTAIVIGFATTALYLVVMIGSRGLTGTDHVDGKEPEL from the coding sequence ATGGAGCTCGTCATTTCGCTCGCCATCGGCATCGTGTTCGGCTCCGGCATCTGGCTGATCCTGCGTCCGCGCAGCTTCCAGGTGCTCTCGGGCCTGATGCTGATGTCGTATGCCGTCAACCTGTTCATCTTCATCATGGGCCGCCTGTGGGTCGACGCCGCGCCGCTCACGCCCGCCGGCGCGCCCCCCAACCCGGCCGCCCTGGCCGACCCGCTGCCGCAGGCCCTGGTGCTCACGGCGATCGTCATCGGCTTCGCCACCACCGCGCTGTACCTGGTGGTGATGATCGGTTCGCGCGGCCTGACCGGCACCGACCACGTCGATGGCAAGGAGCCTGAACTATGA
- a CDS encoding K+/H+ antiporter subunit F, translating to MATLLEISIGYALVCVLAAMALCAGRLLIGPSAHDRVLALDTLWMCGMLLALVLGIRFGTQVYFEMAMLIALVGFVSTIAMAKFLMRGEIIE from the coding sequence ATGGCGACCCTGCTTGAAATCTCGATCGGCTACGCCCTCGTGTGCGTGCTGGCGGCAATGGCGCTGTGCGCCGGCCGGCTGCTGATCGGTCCCTCGGCCCACGACCGCGTGCTGGCCCTCGACACCCTCTGGATGTGCGGGATGCTGCTGGCCCTGGTGCTGGGCATCCGCTTCGGCACCCAGGTCTATTTTGAAATGGCGATGCTGATCGCGCTGGTCGGCTTCGTCTCGACCATCGCGATGGCGAAGTTCCTGATGCGCGGGGAGATCATCGAATGA
- a CDS encoding Na+/H+ antiporter subunit E yields MSRWLPYPFVSLTLCVLWLLLNQTLYPGHVLLGAALGVAGPVLTRHLNPLGYPRLRKPIVAVRLLGFAAVEVVRSCFNVSRIILLADHANLNSQFIRVPLTIRDPYGLAALSCLINMTPGTVWTELQPGRDPAHHELVLHVFDLHDAAWWIDTIQTRYEQPLIHIFETEVRHGDPA; encoded by the coding sequence ATGAGCCGCTGGCTTCCTTACCCCTTCGTGTCGCTGACGCTGTGCGTCCTGTGGCTGCTGCTGAACCAGACGCTGTATCCGGGCCACGTCCTGCTCGGCGCGGCGCTCGGCGTCGCCGGTCCGGTCCTGACGCGGCACCTCAATCCGCTGGGCTATCCGCGCCTGCGCAAGCCCATCGTCGCCGTGCGCCTGCTGGGCTTCGCGGCGGTCGAAGTGGTGCGCTCGTGCTTCAACGTCAGCCGCATCATCCTGCTGGCCGATCACGCCAACCTGAACTCGCAGTTCATCCGCGTGCCGCTCACGATACGCGATCCCTACGGCCTGGCGGCGCTGTCCTGCCTGATCAACATGACGCCGGGAACGGTGTGGACCGAACTTCAGCCCGGCCGCGATCCCGCGCACCACGAGCTGGTGCTGCACGTGTTCGACCTGCACGACGCCGCGTGGTGGATCGACACCATCCAGACCCGCTACGAACAGCCCTTGATCCACATCTTCGAAACGGAGGTACGCCATGGCGACCCTGCTTGA